GGTGCAGGGTGTAATAGTCCGGGTCCCTGCGGAACCGGCGGAAGGCGAAGAGCCGGTCCGCGGTCGCGATCAGGAGGTTCGCCGCCGAGTACTCCCCGACGAGTTCCCGGTCGGAAAGCATCCCCCGGAGGGCATCCGCGAGCGCTTCGAACGTGCGGTCCTTCCACCGTTCGGCGAGTCGTTCGAGAAAGACCAGCGTGTCGCTGACTTTCCGCGCGTCCCCCTCCGCCCCCACTTTCCCGTAGAACGTGCCGTTGTGGGCCAGGGCCACCCCCGAGGCGAGGAACGGGTGGGAGTTGCCCGCGTGCACCGTGTCCGGGTTCGACGCGAACCGGACGTGGCCGATGAACCGGTCGGTGCGGACGCGCTGCTGCGCGAGGAGCGGGTCGGAGGCGGCCGGCTTCCCGCTGCGCACCACGCGGATCTCGTTCCCGTCGCGCCAGGCGATCCCCCAGCCGTCCGGGTGGTTCCCGCCGTCGCGCTTCTTCCACCGGGCGACGAGGTTCCCCGACGCGCAGAACCGGGCGAGGGCGTCGAGGTACGGCGAAACGTCCCGCGCCTCCGCGGATGCGAACCCCACCATGCGGCACATGCTCCTATGATATCCGATGAACTGTCCCGGTTGCCAAATTGGTCGAGACGTTGCACCGGTATGCGCTGGCGCGGAGTGACGTAGCGGGGGGTTCCTCGCAGGGGGCGTATGGAGCGAGGCAGAGCTTGCGTCGAGCGGAATCCGC
Above is a window of Deltaproteobacteria bacterium DNA encoding:
- a CDS encoding class II glutamine amidotransferase; protein product: MVGFASAEARDVSPYLDALARFCASGNLVARWKKRDGGNHPDGWGIAWRDGNEIRVVRSGKPAASDPLLAQQRVRTDRFIGHVRFASNPDTVHAGNSHPFLASGVALAHNGTFYGKVGAEGDARKVSDTLVFLERLAERWKDRTFEALADALRGMLSDRELVGEYSAANLLIATADRLFAFRRFRRDPDYYTLHLREDAFAATAASQPLDAGDGWRLLADGELVELRPGGSRSVSLD